A single Ascochyta rabiei chromosome 4, complete sequence DNA region contains:
- a CDS encoding decapping endonuclease targeting mRNA, which produces MADSTQSPAPSTLPKPLSPAREDESNSPPRKRPRTKAPPRMATSNPAVVDFAREPSPPALPRDTSTYSSEVYRFPIQPLSRFQGASASIKRPREVAHFSYDDNHEYRDDESSINYYIPPPVGADLKEGFDTFNHYEDKEDPHLDSLLRALIHKESKHVEESPVKADFATWRGMMTKIMTAPYDNFAEFNMFATLHDGTIYMEEDFAARAASRAAESSRPPPRHQHPDQQSQAMMAYWGYKFETLSLIPTPPATTPPDQIRKHQQSTTSNHAQHCSIVHTSFGPHSLLLGGEVDGLLAPKPINSDTPIPWVELKTAEELPPPARQQHRDVIKFERKLLKFWAQSFLLGVPKIVVGFRSKSGILRGLQTFNTHELPGMVRRGTACWDGNVCINFAAEFLAWLKETVKEGGVYSVVLRKKGGVIEVRRVGDGTGGIVSEEYLAWRKKQESRDHRGGGEQQATATTKDDEPKAELPV; this is translated from the exons ATGGCAGACTCTACGCAAAGTCCAGCTCCTTCAACACTACCGAAACCACTCAGCCCTGCGCGAGAAGACGAAAGCAACTCCCCCCCGCGCAAGCGACCAAGGACCAAAGCTCCACCACGGATGGCCACGTCGAACCCAGCGGTCGTAGATTTCGCACGCGAGCCCTCACCCCCAGCGCTCCCTCGAGATACATCCACCTACTCTTCCGAAGTCTACCGCTTCCCTATACAGCCCTTGAGCCGCTTCCAGGGTGCCTCGGCGAGCATAAAGCGCCCACGTGAAGTCGCACACTTCTCCTACGACGACAACCACGAGTACCGAGATGACGAGTCGAGCATCAACTACTACATACCGCCCCCCGTGGGCGCAGACCTAAAGGAGGGCTTCGATACATTCAATCACTACGAAGACAAGGAAGATCCACACCTTGACAGCCTGCTCAGAGCGCTGATCCACAAGGAGAGCAAGCACGTGGAAGAGAGCCCGGTCAAAGCAGACTTTGCGACGTGGAGAGGCATGATGACAAAA ATCATGACTGCCCCCTACGACAACTTCGCCGAGTTCAACATGTTCGCAACCCTCCACGACGGCACAATCTACATGGAAGAAGACTTCGCCGCCCGCGCCGCCTCGCGTGCCGCAGAGTCCTCCCGCCCACCACCGCGACACCAACACCCAGACCAGCAATCGCAAGCTATGATGGCCTACTGGGGCTACAAGTTTGAAACCCTGTCCCTCATTCCCACCCCACCAGCCACCACCCCGCCCGACCAGATCCGCAAACATCAGCAATCCACTACTTCAAACCACGCCCAACACTGCTCCATCGTGCACACCTCCTTCGGCCCACACTCGCTCCTCCTCGGCGGCGAAGTCGACGGCCTGCTTGCGCCAAAGCCCATCAACTCGGACACGCCCATCCCCTGGGTCGAGCTGAAGACAGCCGAAGAACTCCCTCCCCCAGCGCGGCAACAGCACCGCGACGTAATCAAATTCGAGCGCAAGCTGCTCAAGTTCTGGGCCCAGAGCTTCCTGCTCGGCGTCCCCAAGATCGTCGTCGGGTTCCGCAGCAAAAGCGGGATACTCAGGGGCTTGCAGACGTTCAACACGCATGAACTGCCGGGTATGGTCAGGAGGGGCACGGCGTGTTGGGATGGGAATGTGTGTATCAATTTCGCTGCGGAGTTTCTGGCCTGGTTGAAAGAGACGGTCAAGGAGGGCGGAGTGTATAGCGTTGTGTTGAGGAAGAAGGGCGGGGTTATCGAAGTGAGGAGGGTGGGAGACGGAACGGGAGGGATCGTTAGTGAAGAGTATTTGGCTTGGAGGAAGAAGCAGGAAAGTCGAGACCACCGGGGAGGAGGCGAGCAGCAAGCGACAGCGACGACCAAAGACGACGAGCCAAAGGCAGAGTTGCCTGTCTGA
- a CDS encoding saccharopine dehydrogenase (NADP+, L-glutamate-forming): protein MEAIINKFETVLGGVNSTGKSVLLLGAGFVTRPTAEILGKSGVKVIVACRTIEKAQALAKGIPNSQAISLDVNDAEALDAEVAKIDVVISLIPYTFHATVIKSAIRKKKNVVTTSYVSPAMMELDAQAKEAGITVMNEIGLDPGLDHLSAVITIDDVHKEGGKIISFKSYCGGLPAPESSDNPLGYKFSWSSRGVLLALRNAASYYEDGKVKNVEGPELMAEAKPYFIYPGYAFVAYPNRDSTPYKERYNIPEAQTIVRGTLRYQGFPEYIKTLVDIGFLVEDEKDFLKEGEVRTWKDATAKIVGASSDKKEDIVWAISSRHKFPSTEEKERIVAGLEWIGLFSDEKIIPRANPLDTLCATLEKKMQYEKDERDFVMLQHRFEIENKDGSKVIRTSTLADYGDPKGYSSMAKLVGVPCAVAVQQVLDGTIKEKGILAPMDPAICRPLLKVLEDKYNIRFREKTVAA from the exons ATGGAGGCAATCATTA ACAAGTTCGAGACTGTTCTCGGTGGTGTCAACTCTACCGGAAA GTCGGTTCTGCTGCTCGGTGCTGGCTTCGTCACTCGCCCGACTGCTGAGATCCTCGGCAAGTCTGGTGTCAAGGTCATCGTTGCCTGCAGGACTATCGAGAAGGCACAGGCTCTGGCCAAGGGCATTCCCAACTCACAGGCCATCAGC CTCGACGTCAACGACGCTGAGGCTCTCGACGCCGAGGTCGCCAAGATCGACGTCGTCATCAGCTTGATCCCCTACACTTTCCACGCCACGGTAATCAAGTCGGCCATccgcaagaagaagaatgtCGTCACAACTTCATACGTTTCGCCCGCGATGATGGAGCTCGATGCTCAGGCCAAGGAGGCCGGTATCACCGTCATGAACGAGATTGGCCTCGACCCAGGTCTTGACCACTTGTCTGCTGTCATCACCATCGACGACGTCCACAAGGAGGGCGGCAAGATCATCTCCTTCAAGTCGTACTGCGGTGGTCTGCCCGCACCCGAGTCCTCGGACAACCCGCTCGGTTACAAGTTCTCCTGGAGCTCCCGTGGTGTCCTGCTGGCGCTGAGGAACGCTGCCAGCTACTACGAGGACGGCAAGGTCAAGAACGTCGAGGGACCCGAGCTCATGGCTGAGGCCAAGCCGTACTTCATCTACCCCGGCTACGCTTTCGTCGCCTACCCCAACCGTGACTCCACCCCCTACAAGGAGCGCTACAACATCCCCGAGGCCCAGACCATCGTCCGCGGTACTCTCCGCTACCAGGGCTTCCCCGAGTACATCAAGACCCTTGTCGACATCGGCTTCCTTGTCGAGGACGAGAAGGACTTCCTCAAGGAGGGCGAGGTTCGCACATGGAAGGATGCCACAGCCAAGATTGTCGGCGCATCGAGCGACAAGAAGGAGGACATTGTCTGGGCCATCAGCTCGCGCCACAAATTCCCCTCCACCGAGGAGAAGGAGCGCATCGTCGCCGGTCTCGAATGGATCGGTCTCTTTTCTGACGAGAAGATCATCCCCCGCGCCAACCCTCTCGACACACTCTGCGCGACCCTCGAGAAGAAGATGCAGTACGAGAAGGACGAGCGCGACTTCGTCATGCTGCAGCACAGGTTCGAGATTGAGAACAAGGACGGCAGCAAGGTCATCCGCACATCGACGCTCGCCGACTACGGTGACCCCAAGGGCTACTCCTCCATGGCCAAGCTGGTCGGTGTTCCCTGCGCGGTTGCCGTGCAGCAGGTGCTTGACGGCACAATCAAGGAGAAGGGTATCCTTGCGCCCATGGACCCAGCCATCTGCAGGCCGCTCCTGAAGGTTCTCGAGGACAAGTACAACATCCGCTTCCGCGAGAAGACCGTTGCTGCATAA
- a CDS encoding Rab GTPase-binding exocyst subunit S15 gives MPSAIDTGDDLRIAIKQISQSSVGSDYIDQLIPIMKDARYSNQLQLAFDQFSNDREAEIERMCNANHQDFVSSVDSMLRIRDQTVQMSGEILQLNESIQESIEKLATQKKALVDSRGVRQNINEATQALNACLNVLRIANQVQDMLRDKNYYAALRALDELQTIHLKEIGRFKIANLIEKSVPQTQDQIREAVKTDLSTWLYRIRESSQFLGEVSFYYTDERRKRNADRAEADARFSKFKLNSSIELVADETDEFDILNNEEAGNETDFSPLFEAMHINETLGKSDQFKAEYAADRRTQKDLIIPSKLNLLQDECDDLSSLLESIAGFAIIEKATMAKTTNLRQQADVDELWDSMCQSAIKLITESLPTIESDELLLKIKGRIALFMLTMEASAYTTFTPTSADNV, from the exons ATGCCCTCCGCAATAGACACGGGTGATGACCTACGGATAGCGATCAAACAA ATCTCCCAGTCATCGGTGGGGTCCGACTACATCGACCAGCTGATTCCTATCATGAAAGATGCGCGCTACTCGAACCAACTACAACTAGCTTTCGATCAATTCTCCAATGACCGAGAAGCAGAAATTGAGCGAATGTGTAACGCGAACCATCAAGACTTTGTGAGCTCCGTTGATTCCATGCTCCGTATCCGGGACCAAACTGTGCAAATGAGCGGAGAGATTCTGCAGTTGAACGAGTCCATTCAGGAGAGTATCGAGAAGCTAGCTACCCAGAAGAAAGCGCTAGTCGACTCTCGCGGCGTACGCCAGAACATCAATGAAGCTACACAAGCGCTTAATGCGTGTCTGAACGTCCTGAGAATAGCGAACCAGGTCCAAGACATGCTACGGGACAAGAATTACTATGCGGCTTTGCGCGCCCTGGATGAACTGCAAACCATTCACCTCAAAGAGATCGGTCGGTTCAAGATTGCGAACTTAATTGAGAAGTCGGTGCCGCAGACCCAGGATCAGATCCGAGAAGCAGTCAAGACGGACTTGAGCACTTGGCTGTACCGCATCAGAGAGTCGTCGCAATTTCTCGGCGAAGTGTCGTTCTACTACACTGATGAAAGAAGGAAGCGTAACGCTGACCGGGCTGAGGCGGACGCGCGGTTTTCCAAGTTTAAGTTGAACTCGTCGATTGAGCTTGTCGCTGATGAGACGGACGAGTTTGACATCCTGAACAACGAAGAGGCCGGAAATGAGACCGACTTCTCCCCGCTGTTCGAAGCTATGCACATCAATGAAACGCTTGGGAAGAGTGACCAATTCAAAGCCGAGTACGCTGCAGACAGGCGGACGCAGAAAGACTTGATCATCCCCAGCAAACTCAACCTGCTACAGGACGAGTGCGACGACCTCAGCAGTCTCCTGGAGAGCATTGCGGGGTTTGCAATTATCGAGAAGGCGACCATGGCGAAGACGACAAATCTACGACAGCAGGCTGAC GTTGATGAACTCTGGGACTCGATGTGTCAAAGCGCTATCAAACTTATTACAGAGTCGCTGCCCACGATCGAGAGCGATGAGCTGCTACTAAAGATCAAGGGTCGGATAGCACTGTTCATGCTCACCATGGAGGCAAGTGCATATACTACATTTACTCCTACATCTGCTGACAATGTCTAG
- a CDS encoding Rab GTPase-binding exocyst subunit S15, with product MNDLLLTLFSKYSELLKQRFSDDFLEIVQTDDYMPMPINSHEEYDKVVSVSWYTPDKSPEELTFPCVLPFSQMYPLCCIDIRNFLNQIYLFSDDYFQKSTIIDETLRTALDDLLCQKVCQSLIDRLSSQYPGQIVQILTNLEHFETACVELQDLLFQARSSPSSASPIILSATDKFSKAKRQASDRIFELVNSKIDDLIETAEYDWMASKPATEPSEYMLELTRYLSNIMSSVLLALPTDVKEFIYFDALSHASTAILALTLDESVKRITPSAVASLATDTQYLVSFVESLGNPILMENLDELTQTVALMGTDDGLEFYDISQRNKKYGKVDQLKGAILLEKCQEGAQVAAQSPTKSAPSERFGTLGSRFGLGRN from the coding sequence ATGAACGACCTACTACTGACACTGTTCTCCAAGTACTCGGAACTCCTGAAGCAACGATTCAGCGATGACTTCCTTGAGATCGTCCAGACTGACGACTACATGCCCATGCCCATCAACAGCCACGAAGAATACGACAAGGTCGTCTCTGTGAGCTGGTACACGCCCGACAAGAGCCCCGAGGAGCTCACGTTCCCTTGCGTTCTTCCCTTTTCTCAGATGTACCCACTCTGCTGTATCGACATCCGAAACTTCTTGAACCAgatctacctcttctctgaCGACTATTTCCAAAAGTCAACCATTATTGACGAGACTCTTCGCACGGCGCTCGACGACCTCCTCTGCCAGAAAGTCTGCCAATCTCTTATCGACCGCCTCTCCTCTCAATACCCCGGTCAAATCGTGCAGATCCTCACCAACCTCGAGCACTTTGAGACCGCTTGCGTCGAGCTTCAAGACCTGCTCTTCCAGGCCCGCAGCTCGCCGTCTTCTGCCTCTCCCATCATCCTATCCGCGACAGACAAGTTCTCAAAAGCGAAGCGCCAGGCTAGCGACCGCATCTTCGAGCTCGTCAACTCCAAGATCGACGACCTGATCGAGACGGCCGAGTACGACTGGATGGCCAGCAAGCCCGCCACCGAGCCAAGCGAGTACATGCTCGAGCTGACACGCTACCTGAGCAACATCATGAGCTCGGTGCTGCTAGCGCTCCCCACCGACGTCAAGGAATTCATCTACTTCGACGCCCTATCGCACGCCTCGACCGCCATCCTGGCCCTCACCCTCGACGAGTCGGTCAAGCGCATCACGCCCTCTGCCGTCGCCTCGCTCGCGACCGACACGCAGTACCTCGTCTCCTTTGTCGAGAGCCTCGGCAACCCAATCCTGATGGAGAACCTCGATGAGCTGACGCAGACGGTTGCGCTCATGGGCACGGACGATGGCCTCGAGTTCTACGATATCAGTCAGAGGAATAAAAAGTACGGCAAGGTGGATCAGCTCAAGGGCGCGATTCTGCTGGAGAAGTGCCAGGAGGGCGCGCAGGTTGCCGCGCAGAGTCCGACGAAGAGTGCGCCGAGTGAGCGGTTTGGGACGCTGGGGAGTCGGTTTGGGTTGGGTAGGAACTGA
- a CDS encoding Cellulose 1,4-beta-cellobiosidase (non-reducing end): MKLTLTALLASALTGVFAVPTPTEQGPITARQAAGACATAVTLSGNPFAGRSIYANKFYSSEVVSAAASITDSALKAKATKVAQVGTYLWIDTRAKIASVEDAIKNVGCNQIAALVIYNLPGRDCAAKASNGELAVGQIDVYKTQYIDPIVAIIKKYPKVAISLIIEPDSLPNLVTNINLAPCQASAAGYREGVAYALKSLNLPNVAMYIDAGHGGWLGWNDNLKPGAQVLADAYIAAGKPKSLRGISTNVAGWNAFDLTPGEFSNTPDAQYNKGQNEKAYIELFAPYLKAAGMPSQAIVDTARNAVQGLRKEWGNWCNIKGAGFGVRPTTSTGSTLVDSFVWVKPGGESDGTSDSSATRYDSFCGKEESFKPSPEAGQWNQAYFEMLLQNAKPSF; the protein is encoded by the exons ATGAAGCTCACCTTGACTGCCTTGCTGGCATCCGCCCTCACTGGCGTCTTCGCCGTCCCCACGCCTACCGAGCAGGGTCCCATCACCGCCCGCCAGGCGGCAGGTGCGTGCGCAACAGCAGTCACCCTGTCCGGCAACCCCTTCGCAGGACGCTCGATCTATGCCAACAAGTTCTACTCGTCCGAGGTCGTCTCTGCGGCTGCTTCCATCACCGACAGCGCATTGAAGGCGAAAGCCACCAAGGTGGCCCAGGTGGGAACTTACCTCTGGAT CGACACCCGAGCCAAGATCGCTTCCGTCGAGGACGCTATCAAGAACGTCGGTTGCAACCAGATCGCTGCTCTTGTCATCTACAACCTCCCCGGCCGTGACTGTGCCGCCAAGGCCTCGAACGGAGAACTCGCCGTTGGCCAGATTGATGTCTACAAGACACAGTACATTGACC CCATCGTCGCCATCATCAAGAAGTACCCCAAGGTCGCCATCTCCCTGATCATTGAGCCCGACTCCCTCCCCAACCTCGTCACCAACATCAACCTCGCCCCATGCCAGGCTTCCGCCGCTGGTTACCGCGAAGGTGTCGCATACGCGCTCAAGTCGCTCAACCTCCCCAATGTAGCCATGTACATTGATGCTGGCCACGGCGGCTGGCTGGGCTGGAACGACAACCTTA AGCCTGGCGCCCAAGTCCTTGCCGACGCCTACATTGCCGCCGGCAAGCCCAAGTCCCTCCGCGGCATCTCCACAAACGTGGCCGGGTGGAACGCCTTCGACTTAACCCCCGGCGAGTTCTCCAACACCCCCGACGCCCAGTACAACAAGGGGCAGAACGAGAAGGCCTACATCGAGCTCTTCGCGCCCTACCTCAAGGCCGCGGGCATGCCGTCCCAGGCCATCGTCGACACCGCCCGCAATGCCGTGCAGGGCCTGCGCAAGGAGTGGGGTAACTGGTGCAACATCAAGGGTGCCGGCTTCGGTGTGCGACCCACGACCAGCACGGGCAGCACGCTTGTCGACTCGTTTGTCTGGGTCAAGCCCGGCGGCGAGAGCGACGGCACCAGCGACTCCTCGGCGACCCGCTACGACTCCTTCTGCGGCAAGGAAGAGAGCTTCAAGCCCAGCCCCGAGGCCGGACAGTGGAACCAGGCCTACTTCGAGATGCTGCTCCAGAACGCTAAGCCTTCTTTCTAG